From the Comamonas odontotermitis genome, one window contains:
- a CDS encoding ABC transporter substrate-binding protein produces MAKVSVFQRSALALAVLVCAGASHAATLRWAGANDILTLDPHAQNHQTTHAFLQQVYEPLVRYGKDFQLEPALATKWTEVSPTQWRFELRKGVKFHDGAPFTADDVVFSLTRIMTPPSNMMSSTQSIKEVKKVDDFTVDLILKGPNPILLRELTEARIMNKAWAEKNNSVKTQDYAGKEESFASRNTNGTGSFIATGWQPDVKLTLKKNANWWDKPTGNVDEVVFTPIKSAATRTAALISNQVDFMVDPPPQDQDRIKKTPELKLLEGTENRTIYLGLDVFRDELPGAGTAGKNPLKDIKVRKAMYMAIDTEGLHKRTMRGMSIPAGTMIAPMVHGWTKELEQRAAKYDVEGAKKLLAEAGYPNGFNLKLECPNDRYVNDEAICQAVTAMWTRIGIKTSLQATPMAQYVTRVMNSDPNAYLFGWGVATFDALYTLDALVHSKGSAGGGVYNGGRIADKELDAKIDAMKTETDPAKRDALINDALKMTKDNFYTIPVHHQIFPWAMRKGIDTVYRADARPIPAWTTIK; encoded by the coding sequence CTGGACCCCCACGCGCAGAACCACCAGACCACGCATGCGTTCCTGCAGCAGGTGTACGAGCCGCTGGTGCGCTATGGCAAGGATTTTCAGCTGGAGCCCGCGTTGGCTACCAAATGGACCGAAGTGAGCCCCACACAATGGCGCTTCGAACTGCGCAAGGGTGTCAAATTCCACGACGGCGCGCCGTTCACGGCGGATGACGTGGTGTTTTCTCTGACCCGCATCATGACGCCGCCATCGAACATGATGAGCTCAACCCAGAGCATCAAGGAAGTCAAGAAGGTCGACGATTTCACCGTTGATCTGATCCTCAAGGGCCCCAACCCCATTTTGCTGCGCGAACTGACCGAGGCCCGCATCATGAACAAGGCCTGGGCCGAGAAGAACAACTCCGTCAAGACCCAGGATTACGCAGGCAAGGAAGAATCCTTTGCCAGCCGCAACACCAACGGCACGGGCTCGTTCATCGCCACGGGCTGGCAGCCCGATGTGAAGCTGACCCTCAAGAAAAACGCCAACTGGTGGGACAAACCCACCGGCAACGTGGATGAGGTGGTTTTTACCCCGATTAAATCGGCTGCCACCCGCACCGCTGCGCTGATCTCGAACCAGGTCGATTTCATGGTTGACCCACCACCCCAGGACCAGGACCGCATCAAGAAGACGCCTGAGTTGAAGCTCCTGGAAGGTACGGAAAACCGCACCATCTACCTGGGCCTGGATGTATTCCGTGACGAGTTGCCGGGCGCCGGCACGGCGGGCAAGAACCCGCTCAAGGACATCAAGGTGCGCAAGGCCATGTATATGGCGATCGACACCGAAGGCCTGCACAAGCGCACCATGCGTGGCATGTCCATCCCTGCGGGCACCATGATTGCGCCCATGGTGCACGGCTGGACCAAGGAGCTGGAGCAGCGTGCCGCCAAATACGACGTGGAAGGCGCCAAGAAGCTGCTGGCTGAAGCCGGTTACCCCAATGGCTTCAACCTGAAGCTGGAATGCCCGAACGACCGCTATGTGAACGACGAGGCGATCTGCCAGGCCGTGACCGCCATGTGGACCCGCATCGGCATCAAGACCAGCCTGCAGGCCACGCCAATGGCCCAGTACGTGACGCGTGTGATGAACTCCGACCCCAACGCCTACCTGTTCGGCTGGGGCGTGGCCACGTTCGATGCGCTTTACACGCTGGATGCGCTGGTCCACAGCAAGGGCAGCGCGGGCGGCGGCGTCTACAACGGTGGCCGTATTGCCGACAAGGAGCTGGATGCCAAGATCGACGCGATGAAGACCGAGACGGATCCGGCCAAGCGTGATGCGCTGATCAACGATGCGTTGAAGATGACCAAGGACAACTTCTACACCATCCCTGTGCACCACCAGATCTTCCCCTGGGCCATGCGCAAGGGCATCGACACCGTGTACCGCGCCGATGCACGCCCGATTCCGGCCTGGACGACCATCAAGTAA